In Paracoccus jeotgali, the following are encoded in one genomic region:
- a CDS encoding ABC transporter ATP-binding protein has product MLEIADIHAGYGQMTVLRGIDMQIGAGEVVALLGSNGVGKTTLNNVVCGFIRPTAGEVRWKGQRLTGLPPREIVALGIAQVPEGRRIFPNLSVAENLELGAFRRAGARKRQNFDRICAIFPRLSERLDQVAGTLSGGEQQMLAIGRGMMSEPELLILDEPSLGLSPLLVEEMFALIGRINAEGVAVLLVEQNVMQSLTVAERAYVLEQGRIAMEGPAADLLADPKLRQAYLGL; this is encoded by the coding sequence ATGCTTGAGATCGCGGATATTCACGCCGGCTACGGCCAGATGACTGTGCTGCGCGGCATCGACATGCAGATCGGCGCCGGCGAGGTCGTGGCCCTGCTGGGGTCGAACGGCGTCGGCAAGACGACACTGAACAACGTCGTGTGCGGCTTTATCCGACCCACCGCAGGCGAGGTGCGATGGAAGGGCCAGCGCCTGACCGGGCTGCCCCCGCGCGAGATCGTGGCGCTCGGCATCGCGCAGGTGCCTGAAGGGCGGCGGATTTTCCCCAACCTGTCGGTGGCGGAGAACCTCGAACTGGGCGCGTTTCGCCGCGCGGGCGCTCGCAAGCGACAGAACTTCGACCGGATCTGTGCGATCTTTCCGCGACTGTCCGAACGTCTGGACCAGGTTGCGGGCACCCTGTCGGGGGGCGAGCAGCAGATGCTCGCCATTGGCCGCGGGATGATGTCGGAACCCGAACTGCTGATCCTGGACGAGCCGTCGCTGGGCCTGTCGCCGCTGCTGGTGGAAGAGATGTTCGCCCTGATCGGCCGCATCAACGCCGAAGGCGTGGCGGTGCTGCTGGTCGAACAGAACGTCATGCAATCGCTGACCGTGGCAGAGCGGGCCTATGTCCTGGAACAGGGGCGAATCGCGATGGAAGGACCGGCGGCCGATCTGCTGGCCGACCCGAAACTGCGCCAGGCCTATTTGGGCCTGTGA
- a CDS encoding aspartate/glutamate racemase family protein — protein MTRVLVIVPFPLDEAGLQNRQAQSAAVPLPKGWELVYRPVACGPESFMSPHDWGLMDLAIFEAGATAERDGFDAVCIDTMSDGGMHALRSVLDIPVIGAGKASMLYALTLGSRFSILAQWDLALPRYRKVIREYGFDRQCASVRSIDTPPDFANLLGGKEEAVFPKMRDIAMRCIEEDAADVICLGSTTMHQAASYLADHLPVPVVNPGPLSYKLIETFLALGLTHGRAAYPAPVENRLDMLHDMMKAGAAAEDGGIG, from the coding sequence ATGACGCGCGTGCTTGTCATTGTCCCGTTCCCGCTGGACGAGGCGGGGCTGCAGAACCGCCAAGCGCAATCCGCCGCCGTTCCGCTGCCAAAGGGCTGGGAGCTGGTCTATCGGCCGGTTGCATGCGGACCCGAGTCCTTCATGTCTCCGCACGACTGGGGGCTGATGGATCTGGCGATTTTCGAGGCCGGGGCCACGGCCGAGAGGGACGGGTTCGACGCAGTCTGTATCGACACCATGTCGGATGGCGGGATGCACGCGCTGCGGTCGGTCCTCGACATCCCGGTGATCGGCGCGGGCAAGGCCTCGATGCTGTACGCCCTGACGTTGGGCAGCCGGTTCTCGATCCTCGCGCAGTGGGATCTGGCGCTTCCGCGCTATCGCAAGGTGATCCGCGAATATGGCTTCGACAGGCAATGTGCCTCGGTCCGCAGCATCGACACGCCGCCCGATTTCGCGAACCTGTTGGGCGGCAAGGAGGAAGCTGTCTTCCCCAAGATGCGCGACATCGCCATGCGCTGCATCGAAGAGGACGCCGCCGATGTGATCTGTCTGGGATCGACGACGATGCACCAGGCGGCAAGCTATCTGGCGGACCATCTGCCGGTGCCGGTGGTGAATCCGGGGCCGCTCAGCTATAAGCTGATCGAGACGTTTCTCGCCTTGGGTCTGACACATGGCCGAGCCGCCTATCCGGCGCCGGTCGAGAACCGTCTGGACATGCTGCATGACATGATGAAGGCGGGGGCAGCCGCCGAAGATGGTGGGATCGGCTGA
- a CDS encoding aspartate/glutamate racemase family protein, with the protein MKNILVIVPFPMADDELARRQAQADKVRLGPDITLQFRAVRLGPLNYSSQHDMALADIAILDAGLDAERDGFDAVCIDTMSDSGMAMLRSMLRIPVIAPGRHAMLVAQMLGDRFSILMMWDRWKMLYQKTLAELGMEHKCASMRSIGVTPDNKSLLAGKEEQVFPLLLEAARKCVDDDGAQVLLLGSTTMHEAHGWLSERIDVPVINPGPLTYQMASVALDLDLVHSATTWPAPLVPKVEMIRAIGAAGAAWLENRS; encoded by the coding sequence ATGAAGAATATTCTTGTCATCGTTCCGTTTCCAATGGCCGACGACGAACTGGCTCGCCGTCAGGCCCAGGCCGATAAGGTCAGGCTGGGGCCGGACATCACGCTGCAATTTCGCGCCGTTAGGCTGGGGCCGCTGAACTATTCCAGTCAGCACGACATGGCGCTAGCCGATATCGCGATACTCGACGCGGGGCTGGACGCCGAACGCGACGGGTTCGATGCCGTCTGCATCGATACCATGTCCGACAGCGGAATGGCCATGCTGCGGTCCATGCTGCGTATCCCGGTGATCGCGCCCGGTCGTCACGCCATGCTGGTGGCGCAGATGCTCGGCGACCGCTTCTCGATCCTGATGATGTGGGACCGGTGGAAGATGCTGTATCAGAAAACGCTGGCCGAATTGGGGATGGAGCACAAATGCGCCTCGATGCGCAGCATCGGCGTCACCCCTGACAACAAGTCGCTGCTGGCCGGCAAGGAAGAGCAGGTCTTTCCGCTTCTGCTCGAGGCCGCCCGGAAGTGCGTCGACGACGACGGGGCGCAAGTGCTGCTTCTCGGGTCGACGACCATGCACGAGGCGCATGGATGGCTGTCGGAGCGCATCGATGTGCCCGTCATCAATCCCGGTCCGCTGACCTATCAGATGGCGTCGGTCGCGCTGGATCTGGATCTTGTCCATTCCGCCACGACCTGGCCAGCGCCGCTGGTGCCCAAGGTCGAGATGATCCGCGCCATCGGCGCGGCCGGTGCCGCTTGGCTGGAGAACCGCTCATGA
- a CDS encoding FAD-dependent oxidoreductase, with the protein MAILPAEGTSFEVTIPVVVIGGGATGLTAALAAHDAGAEVIVLERDAVPTGSTSLSSGLIPAVGSRQQRAAGIDDSPELFAADISRKTGGTAPHEMALQVARASGPLVDWLADSHGVALDLVTSFLYPGHSALRMHGPEGLTGAHLQQMLLAAVARADIDVVTGASVQDLYADAEGRVHGVRFRRPDGALETLGCKAVVLASCGFAGDPEMVRCHIPEIADAACCGHLSNTGDAVKWGVALGAAVADMDSYQGHGSVAHPHSIPLTWAVITQGGVLLNSAGKRFSNEMLGYSEHGARVAAQPGGTVWDVFDSRAEAVGMAFHDFREVGKLGAIKQADTIAELAAVTGMPADAVVAEFDLIAEAAASGKPDRFGRRFSPAEVLQPPYRAVRVSGALFHTQGGLVIDTQARVQRPDGSALPNLFAGGGAARGLSGTGSGGYLAGNGLLPATVFGRWAGEGAARIAADTASEAGAS; encoded by the coding sequence ATGGCCATTCTGCCTGCCGAGGGCACCAGCTTCGAGGTTACGATCCCTGTTGTCGTGATCGGCGGCGGGGCGACCGGACTGACCGCCGCGCTTGCGGCCCATGATGCGGGCGCCGAAGTTATCGTGCTGGAACGCGACGCGGTGCCGACCGGCTCGACATCCCTCTCATCCGGGCTGATCCCGGCGGTGGGCAGCCGTCAGCAGAGGGCCGCAGGCATCGACGACAGTCCGGAACTTTTCGCCGCCGACATCAGTCGAAAAACCGGCGGGACCGCGCCGCACGAGATGGCGCTGCAGGTCGCGCGGGCCTCGGGGCCGCTGGTCGATTGGCTGGCGGACTCGCACGGCGTCGCGCTGGATCTGGTCACGAGCTTTCTCTACCCCGGTCACTCGGCCCTGCGGATGCACGGGCCCGAGGGGCTGACCGGCGCCCATCTTCAGCAGATGCTGCTGGCGGCGGTCGCCCGCGCCGACATCGACGTCGTGACCGGGGCCTCGGTGCAGGACCTCTACGCCGATGCCGAGGGGCGGGTTCACGGCGTCCGCTTTCGCCGCCCCGACGGCGCTTTGGAGACGCTCGGCTGCAAAGCCGTCGTGCTTGCAAGCTGCGGCTTCGCCGGCGACCCCGAGATGGTGCGTTGCCACATTCCCGAAATCGCCGATGCGGCCTGTTGCGGGCATCTGTCGAACACCGGGGATGCGGTGAAATGGGGGGTGGCGCTTGGGGCGGCCGTCGCGGACATGGACAGCTATCAGGGTCATGGGTCCGTCGCGCATCCACACTCCATTCCGCTGACCTGGGCGGTGATCACCCAGGGTGGCGTGCTGCTCAACAGCGCCGGCAAGCGCTTTTCCAACGAGATGCTGGGCTATTCCGAACATGGCGCCCGCGTTGCCGCCCAACCCGGCGGCACGGTCTGGGACGTCTTCGACAGCCGGGCCGAGGCTGTGGGCATGGCCTTTCACGACTTCCGCGAGGTTGGAAAGCTGGGCGCGATCAAGCAAGCCGACACCATCGCTGAACTGGCCGCTGTGACGGGTATGCCCGCCGATGCGGTGGTGGCAGAGTTCGACCTGATTGCCGAGGCCGCCGCCAGCGGCAAGCCCGACAGGTTCGGACGCCGCTTCTCGCCCGCCGAGGTGCTGCAGCCGCCATATCGGGCCGTGCGGGTCAGCGGCGCCTTGTTTCACACGCAAGGCGGATTGGTCATCGATACTCAGGCCAGGGTCCAGAGACCGGACGGCAGCGCGCTGCCCAACCTGTTCGCGGGGGGTGGCGCCGCGCGCGGCCTGTCTGGCACCGGCAGCGGCGGCTATCTGGCCGGAAACGGGCTGCTTCCAGCGACAGTCTTTGGCCGCTGGGCTGGCGAGGGCGCCGCACGAATCGCAGCCGATACCGCGTCAGAAGCCGGAGCCTCGTGA
- a CDS encoding isocitrate lyase/PEP mutase family protein, producing MSKTRTRRLREALAGDRAVMAPGVVDAMYARLVAEAGFDAMYMTGAGTSATRLGYPDVGLLTMTEMVDNATRIADASDVPLIADADNGYGGPLNVRRAIQLYERGGVAAVHLEDQVLPKRCGHLAGKQLISAVDMVAKVKAAVDARIDPDFIVIARTDALAVDGRDAAFDRAEMYREAGADVVFIESPGPTDLPLISPRFPGVPLLYNMATSGKTPFLTRTEIEALGFKLIIYPNWLLLSACEAARRTLETLKRDETVADIAPQVMSFKQFFDTARMAEVQELEARYGTPDDHRTTY from the coding sequence ATGTCCAAGACACGCACCCGCCGTCTGCGCGAAGCTTTGGCCGGCGACCGCGCCGTGATGGCGCCCGGAGTCGTCGATGCCATGTATGCGCGACTGGTGGCCGAGGCCGGTTTCGACGCGATGTACATGACCGGCGCCGGCACCTCGGCCACGCGGCTTGGCTATCCCGATGTGGGCCTGCTGACCATGACCGAGATGGTCGACAACGCGACCCGGATCGCCGATGCGTCGGACGTTCCGCTGATCGCCGATGCCGACAACGGCTATGGCGGGCCCCTGAACGTGCGCCGGGCGATCCAGCTTTACGAACGCGGCGGCGTCGCGGCCGTGCATCTGGAAGACCAGGTCCTGCCCAAGCGTTGCGGGCATCTGGCCGGCAAGCAACTGATCTCGGCCGTCGACATGGTGGCCAAGGTCAAGGCCGCTGTCGATGCGCGGATCGATCCCGATTTCATCGTCATCGCGCGCACCGATGCGCTGGCCGTGGACGGCCGCGACGCGGCCTTTGACCGGGCAGAGATGTATCGCGAGGCCGGGGCCGACGTCGTGTTCATCGAAAGCCCCGGCCCGACCGACCTGCCGCTGATCTCACCGCGCTTTCCCGGGGTGCCGCTGCTCTACAACATGGCGACGTCGGGCAAGACGCCGTTCCTGACCCGGACCGAGATCGAGGCGCTGGGGTTCAAGCTGATCATCTATCCCAACTGGCTGCTGCTGTCGGCGTGTGAGGCGGCGCGGCGCACGCTGGAAACCCTGAAGCGGGACGAGACGGTCGCCGACATCGCGCCGCAGGTGATGAGCTTCAAGCAGTTCTTCGACACCGCCCGAATGGCCGAGGTGCAAGAGCTCGAGGCGCGCTACGGCACGCCCGACGACCATCGCACGACCTACTGA